The bacterium nucleotide sequence CCGACCCCGACGTCGACGCCGTCTACATCGGCAGCCCCCACGACGGCCATTGCGCCCACACCTTGCTCTGCCTCGCCCACGGCAAGCACGTCCTCTGCGAGAAGCCGCTGGCCCTCGGCGCCGCCCAGGGCGAGGCCATGATCGCCGCCGCCCGCGAGCGCGGCCTCGCCCTCATGGAGGCCGTCTGGACCCGCTTCCTGCCCTCCGTCGCGAAGGCCCGCGCGCTGGTCGAGGCCGGCGCCATCGGTGAGCTGCGGATGATCCAGGCCGACTTCGGCTTCCGCGCCGCCTTCGATCCCCACAGCCGCCTCTTCGACCCCGCCCGGGGCGGCGGCGCCCTGCTCGACCTGGGCATCTACCCGGTGAACCTGGCCGTGATGCTGGCGGGCGCGCCCGTGGAGATCGTCTCGAGCGCCAACCGCGGCGCCACCGGCGTCGACGTCGAGGACGCCTTCATCCTGCGCCACGCCCGCGGCGAGCTCTCCGTGCTCACGGCCGCTCTCACCGTCGACACGCCGCGCGAGGCGCACCTGCTGGGCACCGGGGGCCGCCTCACCCTGGCCCATCCGTGGTGGGCGGGGACGCGGCTCGTCCACACCGACGCCGCCGGCGCGGTCCACACCCACGACCTGCCCCACCGCGGCGGTGGCTACACCCACGAGGCCGAGGCGTTCATGGCGCTGATCCGGAACGGGAAGGTCGAGTCGCCGGTGATGCCGTGGGACCACAGCCTGGCGGTGCTCAGGGTGATGGACGCGTTGCGCGGGGAATGGGGGGTGCGCTACCCGGGCGAGAACCCGTAGCTCCGTGCGTCACCCGCCCGGTTGGCACTCCGGACAGAACACCGACGACCGCCCCCCGATCACGATCCGCTCCAGCGTCGTTGCGCACACCCGGCACGGCTGGCCGCCCCGCCCGTACACCCGCAGCTTGCGCCGGAAGTTGCCGGGCTTGCCGTAGAAGTTGGTGAAGTTGAGGAAGGTGGTGCCGCCGTGGTCGATGGCCGTGCGCATCACCTGCTTGCCCCGGCGCAGCACGTCGCGCAGCACCTCCTCGTCCAGGTCGCACGGCCGCGTCAGCGGGTGCACCCCGGCCAGGAAGAGCGACTCGTCCACGTAGATGTTCCCCAGGCCGGCGGCGATGCCCTGGTCGAGCAGCAGCGACTTGATGGGCGCGCGGCGGCCCGCGATGCGCGGCAGCCATTCGCGGAAGCGCACCGTCATCATGTCCGGCCCGATGTGGGCGATGGCGGCAGGGTGGCGGAAGTCCTCGACCAGCGTCAGCCGGCCGAACTTGCGCACGTCGCGGTAGTGCACCGGCGGCGCGTCGGGGAACTCGAACACCAGGTGCACGTGCTGGTCGGGCTCGTAGTCCTCGAGGATGAAGAACTGGCCCGTCATGCGCAGGTGCACCATCAGGTAGGCGGCGTCGATCCCGGCGCCGAAGGCCAGCACCAGGTACTTTCCGTGCCGGTGTACGTCCGTCAACGTCTTGCCCACCAGGGCCTTGCGGGTGGCGCGGGCGCTCTGGCCCAGCACCCCGGCGTAGTTCACCTGCAGGCGCTCGAGGGTCTGGCCCTGCAGGTTCTGCTTCAGGGCGCGGCCGACGTTCTCGACTTCGGGCAGTTCGGGCATGGCGGCGTGGCGTCCTCGCGTCGGTGGAAGGGGGAGATCAGAACCCCTGGGCGTCCTTGATCCGGTCGTACGCCGCGTTCACGGCGCGCATCTTCTCGGCGGCGAACTTCTGGAATTCCTCGCCCATGCCCTTGTTGGCCACCACGTCCGGATGGTACTCGCGGGCGAGCTTGCGGTAGGCCTTCTTCACCTCTTCGGGCGTGGCCCCGGGCGCCAGGCCGAGTACGGCGTAGGAGCTGTTCACGTCGGTCTTGCGGCCGAACATGCTCACGGCTTCCTCGTAGTCGCGCGCGCCGAGCCCGAAGGTCGCGGCGATCGACCGGATCATCTTCTCTTCGGCCGGATGCAGGTGCCCGTCGGCCAGGGCGATGCTCATCAGCAGCGACACCAGGTCGCGCATGCGGGCCGTCTGGCCCAGCAGCAGCTGGCGGATCTGGGCGGCGAACTCCTCCACCGGGACGGCCGAATCCTTGGCCTCGTTCCAGATGCGGGCCGCCACGCGCCGCTCGTCGGCCGACATGTTCAGCTGGTCCTTCAGGAAGTCGTCGAAGCGGCGCACCTCGGCGTCGGTCACGGTGCCGTCGGCCTTGGCCACCTTCGCCGCCAGGCTGATCAGGGCGATCATGAAGGTCTGCTGGGCGTGCAGGGGGTTGTAGCCGGGCCGCCCGAAACCCGGCCGGGGGCCCTCGCCGGCCCGGCGCTCGCCCGGATGGGTCCAGGTTTCCCCGCCGATGTTCACGTTCGAGCCCAGCGCGCCGCCGATGATCGCGCCGAGGGGGCCGCCCAGCACGAAGCCGAGCCCGCCACCGATGAGTGTCCCGAGCAGTCCCATGAAGTCCCTCTGAGGTCGGAAGTCGTTGTCGCCGCCCCATGATAAACCCGGGGGCGGCTCGGACCAACTCTACCGTGCAGACTAAAGAATTATTCAAGGCCCGATAAGGATCGCCGATGAATGAGGGGCGCGATCCAGCCTGCATACGCAGGCTCATGACCAGGAGTTCCCCTCCCAGCGGGGACAGTGACGGGGTGGTAGGACATGAACATTCTCGTGGTGGAAGACGACTTCATCAGCCGCCGGCTGCTTTGCCGCTACCTGGAGCCCTTCGGCGACTGCGATGTGGCCATCAACGGGGCCGAGGCCGTCGACGCCGTCCACGCGGCGCTGCACGCCAAGACCCCCTACGACCTGATCTGCCTGGACATCATGATGCCGGGCATGAGCGGGCAGGAGGCCCTGACGCGGATCCGCGAACTCGAGGACACCCACGACATGCCCGTCGGGCAGGGCGCGAAGGTCGTCATGACGACGGCCCTCGAGGACCACTCCAACATCCGTCAGGCCTTCTCGTCGTCGGCCGACGGCTACGTGGTCAAGCCCATCGAGA carries:
- a CDS encoding response regulator, which produces MNILVVEDDFISRRLLCRYLEPFGDCDVAINGAEAVDAVHAALHAKTPYDLICLDIMMPGMSGQEALTRIRELEDTHDMPVGQGAKVVMTTALEDHSNIRQAFSSSADGYVVKPIEKVKFLAVLEDLGIKVPQQT
- a CDS encoding Gfo/Idh/MocA family oxidoreductase produces the protein DPDVDAVYIGSPHDGHCAHTLLCLAHGKHVLCEKPLALGAAQGEAMIAAARERGLALMEAVWTRFLPSVAKARALVEAGAIGELRMIQADFGFRAAFDPHSRLFDPARGGGALLDLGIYPVNLAVMLAGAPVEIVSSANRGATGVDVEDAFILRHARGELSVLTAALTVDTPREAHLLGTGGRLTLAHPWWAGTRLVHTDAAGAVHTHDLPHRGGGYTHEAEAFMALIRNGKVESPVMPWDHSLAVLRVMDALRGEWGVRYPGENP
- the mutM gene encoding bifunctional DNA-formamidopyrimidine glycosylase/DNA-(apurinic or apyrimidinic site) lyase, whose product is MPELPEVENVGRALKQNLQGQTLERLQVNYAGVLGQSARATRKALVGKTLTDVHRHGKYLVLAFGAGIDAAYLMVHLRMTGQFFILEDYEPDQHVHLVFEFPDAPPVHYRDVRKFGRLTLVEDFRHPAAIAHIGPDMMTVRFREWLPRIAGRRAPIKSLLLDQGIAAGLGNIYVDESLFLAGVHPLTRPCDLDEEVLRDVLRRGKQVMRTAIDHGGTTFLNFTNFYGKPGNFRRKLRVYGRGGQPCRVCATTLERIVIGGRSSVFCPECQPGG
- a CDS encoding TerB family tellurite resistance protein; its protein translation is MGLLGTLIGGGLGFVLGGPLGAIIGGALGSNVNIGGETWTHPGERRAGEGPRPGFGRPGYNPLHAQQTFMIALISLAAKVAKADGTVTDAEVRRFDDFLKDQLNMSADERRVAARIWNEAKDSAVPVEEFAAQIRQLLLGQTARMRDLVSLLMSIALADGHLHPAEEKMIRSIAATFGLGARDYEEAVSMFGRKTDVNSSYAVLGLAPGATPEEVKKAYRKLAREYHPDVVANKGMGEEFQKFAAEKMRAVNAAYDRIKDAQGF